TGTATAATGTATAGTGTATCACGTATAAAGCAAATACATAAGGCGATGGGGGATAAACAGATGGCTTTTGGCATCTGCCTGTTATTATACCATGTCGCCTGATTTGCACAGAAAGGGGGGATTTAAATGAAGCCGTTGAAAAAACCTTTGAATCGGCCTTTCTAATCCGCCTTCCTTCCTTATAAAGCCAGCCGTCCAAACGGCTGGCTTTATTCAAGAAAGCGGTGAGTTAGGATTCTAATATGACTAGCAGTTGCACATGGGCGCCATTATCTAATTCGAGGGAGAGAAGCACGATGACGTGTTGGGGGAAAGACGATTATTATATAGAGAATGGGAACAGACGTAAGAAGGAAGAGAGGAAACCAGCCGAAGGGCCGGTACTTACTCCTCCGCGAAATCTGAATGAGGTGGATGCTCGAATTGCTGCGCAAAAACGGCTGGAGTACTTAAAGACCAAATAAAAACACGTTATTCATGACTACCCGGCTTTAAGTAACATACTTTGGACATACTGGAGTGTTGCTGGTTCTTCCCTATCTGAAGCCAAACAGAAACGGGAAGAATCATAAAAGGAATAACACGGTTTAGTCTTAAAAAAAGCGCCCCAACTTTATGGAGCGCTTTTTCATAAATGCTGTATGTTTAACCAAAGGAGTGATATGTATTCGTCTCAAAAAAAGAATACCCACATCCCTTCCATCTAAAATCCGGGTGTTGCTGGTACTTAAACTTTTCATTTGGACCAGCGCTTTTCTCTGCATACCTCTGGTGATGCTATATATGACTGATCAGGGATTTGGCGTATTAATAGCAGCTACCACGTTGGCATTCGGTTTTCTGGCGGGGTGTTTTGGGGGATTCATTGGCGGATATTTGTCTGATCGGTTTGGACGAGCAACAGTGCTTCATGTCACCCTGCTTCTCTGGGGCATCACCTTTTTTGGCCTGGCTTTCGCCCAAACACTGGTTCATTTCGTTTGCCTAACGCTTTTGAACGGGCTCCTTCGGGGTTTTTTCGACTCGATTGTTTATACTTTGGTGGGTGATCTCTGCTCTAACCGGGATGAGTCACTTACCCATAAAGCGATGGATTTAGCTTATGCCATGATGAACGCCGGCATTGGGTTGGGATCGGCTGCGGGGGTGTGGTTGTACCATCAACTTCCCTTTTCTTCAGTACTGATTGCAACGGGAGCGGTGATAACACTGGCTGGGCTTATCACCTTGAGGATGCATCGCTCTCTTTCGATCCCTCAGGAAGAAGAAGAACCGACCCTGCGGAAAGTGATTTGCACTGCGGTGCAGGATCGGCGGTTGTTGGTGGCATTAGGAATGGCGATTTTGCTCTGCTTGGGTTTTTCGCAATTCGAAACCACGTTGCCAATCCATTTGCAGCAGTACATGCTTTTGTGGATGTATCCCGTGCTTCAGGCGATCAACGCCATTGGTGTCTCACTATTTATCTTCTTGCGCCTGACTGAAAAGTCGCGAAAATGGTTCCCTACCTTTCAATCACTGGTGAAGGTTAGCGTCCTTCTATTTTTTGTCGGATACGCTTCTCTGGGATCCCACTCGGTTGTCATTCTCATCGTTGGGATGGCACTCCTAACCATCGGTGAAGCACTTTTTCTCCCACGATGGAAAGAATATATTCGACAGATGGGGGCGAGAAAGGGAATGCCAGGCACCTACATGGGAGCTTCGGGGCTGATACAAATCGGCTATTTCATCGGCCCCCTGGCTG
The genomic region above belongs to Desmospora activa DSM 45169 and contains:
- a CDS encoding MFS transporter codes for the protein MERFFINAVCLTKGVICIRLKKRIPTSLPSKIRVLLVLKLFIWTSAFLCIPLVMLYMTDQGFGVLIAATTLAFGFLAGCFGGFIGGYLSDRFGRATVLHVTLLLWGITFFGLAFAQTLVHFVCLTLLNGLLRGFFDSIVYTLVGDLCSNRDESLTHKAMDLAYAMMNAGIGLGSAAGVWLYHQLPFSSVLIATGAVITLAGLITLRMHRSLSIPQEEEEPTLRKVICTAVQDRRLLVALGMAILLCLGFSQFETTLPIHLQQYMLLWMYPVLQAINAIGVSLFIFLRLTEKSRKWFPTFQSLVKVSVLLFFVGYASLGSHSVVILIVGMALLTIGEALFLPRWKEYIRQMGARKGMPGTYMGASGLIQIGYFIGPLAGGWILESFGGMVLFLTVAVMALMMVPMLALNQPKLRKSEQVA